One window of Falsibacillus pallidus genomic DNA carries:
- a CDS encoding DUF2639 domain-containing protein, with the protein MAYRYSKGWFIQQLKTIGLTKHPIERKKLELYRTFVVRNLYEEHFGPTEAEKE; encoded by the coding sequence ATGGCTTACCGATACTCAAAAGGATGGTTTATTCAGCAGCTGAAAACGATTGGACTGACTAAACATCCTATCGAAAGAAAGAAACTGGAGTTGTATCGTACATTTGTTGTGAGAAATTTATACGAAGAACATTTCGGTCCTACTGAAGCAGAAAAAGAATAA
- a CDS encoding amidohydrolase: MNHILLKNAHIIPVTFAPIQNGDVRIVDGKIKEIGFGLFPETNHETVIDCGGRYLLPGFIDAHTHLGLYDEGTGWAGNDANETVEPLTPHIRAIDGVYPLDPGFQDAIRYGITTVGIMPGSANVIGGTTSVIKTHGKNIRKMLLKETAGLKLALGENPKRIHSNGNNDSITRMGIMGMLREAFYKAKYCDHPEDLRVAPLVKALKKEIPVRVHAHRADDILSALRFAEEFDLDLRIEHCTEGHLIADELKDLNLKVCVGPTLTRRSKVELKNKTWKTYQELTKRGVEVSITTDHPYTPVQYLPVCAALAVREGLPLQKALEGITILPARNLKVDDRIGSIEEGKDADIVLWNGHPFDFMSKPVMTVISGEIAFSDL, from the coding sequence ATGAATCATATACTATTAAAGAATGCTCATATCATCCCGGTTACCTTTGCCCCTATCCAGAATGGGGATGTTAGGATCGTGGATGGAAAAATTAAAGAAATTGGATTCGGCTTATTTCCTGAAACGAATCATGAGACCGTCATAGACTGCGGCGGAAGATACTTGCTGCCTGGATTTATTGATGCCCATACACATCTTGGACTTTATGATGAAGGCACCGGATGGGCAGGAAACGATGCAAATGAAACTGTCGAACCTCTGACACCACATATCCGTGCCATTGATGGCGTGTATCCATTAGATCCGGGATTCCAAGATGCGATCCGCTACGGCATCACGACCGTCGGGATAATGCCTGGCAGTGCCAACGTGATTGGTGGGACAACCTCTGTTATTAAAACTCATGGGAAAAATATTCGGAAGATGCTTTTAAAGGAAACTGCTGGTCTGAAGCTTGCCCTCGGCGAAAACCCTAAAAGGATACACAGCAACGGCAATAACGACAGCATTACAAGGATGGGGATCATGGGAATGCTGCGTGAAGCATTTTATAAAGCCAAATATTGTGATCATCCTGAAGACCTTCGTGTGGCCCCTCTAGTTAAGGCATTGAAAAAGGAAATACCAGTAAGGGTGCATGCCCATCGTGCAGATGATATTTTGTCTGCCCTCAGATTCGCTGAAGAATTTGACTTGGACTTGAGGATTGAGCACTGTACCGAGGGTCATCTCATTGCGGATGAATTAAAGGATCTAAACTTAAAGGTGTGCGTTGGGCCCACTTTGACAAGAAGATCGAAAGTGGAATTAAAAAACAAGACATGGAAGACCTATCAAGAATTGACCAAAAGAGGTGTTGAAGTGTCGATTACAACCGACCACCCCTACACGCCCGTTCAGTATCTGCCCGTTTGTGCAGCCCTTGCCGTAAGGGAAGGGCTGCCATTGCAAAAGGCGCTCGAAGGAATCACCATTCTTCCTGCCCGCAACTTAAAAGTGGATGATAGAATCGGCAGCATCGAAGAAGGAAAAGATGCAGATATTGTCCTATGGAACGGACATCCATTTGACTTTATGTCAAAGCCTGTCATGACAGTCATCAGCGGCGAAATCGCATTTTCGGATTTATAA
- a CDS encoding GNAT family N-acetyltransferase, whose translation MLKKREICGQECHVLFELMTHPDVFPFVRQKAYSYDEFVFLTKQTIEAEEQGQLISRTILDEWGAPIGTINLFDIEDGAGFLGTWLGKPAHGKGYNAMAKDEFFKELFFELEIQTIFMRIRKVNTRSRKAAEKLPYVLKANESRKSVYDQLNAAEEIYDLYEIPKDLFTLHIMRQPAEEDTQVLEA comes from the coding sequence ATGCTTAAAAAGCGCGAGATATGCGGACAAGAATGCCACGTTCTGTTCGAGTTGATGACGCACCCTGATGTCTTCCCTTTTGTTCGCCAAAAAGCTTACTCTTACGATGAATTTGTCTTTCTGACAAAACAGACAATAGAAGCAGAGGAACAAGGGCAGCTGATCTCAAGAACCATTCTGGATGAATGGGGTGCACCAATCGGGACAATCAATCTGTTTGACATTGAAGATGGCGCAGGTTTCCTTGGGACATGGCTTGGAAAGCCGGCTCATGGAAAAGGCTACAACGCTATGGCAAAAGATGAATTTTTCAAAGAACTATTCTTTGAACTTGAAATCCAGACCATTTTTATGCGCATCAGAAAAGTGAACACAAGATCACGTAAGGCTGCCGAAAAATTGCCTTATGTCCTAAAAGCCAATGAATCCAGAAAATCGGTCTATGATCAACTCAATGCCGCAGAAGAAATATATGATTTATATGAAATACCAAAAGATCTTTTTACTCTTCATATCATGCGCCAGCCTGCGGAAGAAGACACACAGGTCCTGGAAGCATAA
- a CDS encoding MATE family efflux transporter — MYETHTLKDKIQLFIKILIPILVTQLAMFSMNFLDTMMSGQYSAKDLAGVAIGSSLWVPVFTGLSGILLAITPIVAQLAGAKNKSDVSSSVIQGIYVAIVMAILVLLIGSVILDPILDHMNVEKHVRVISHDYLTALSAGMIPLFIYNVLRSFIDALGKTRVSMAITLLSLPINAFFNYVFIFGKFGFPELGGVGAGYASAITYWTITGLAMIIIHLRKPFSAYKVFSKTQLPSFRVWKEIFKIGIPIGLSIFFETSIFSAVTLLMSEYSTLIIASHQAALNFASFLYMIPLSISMGLTIVVGFEVGAKRYEDARKYSWIGLVSAIAMAMVCGIFLFGFKDQIASIYSGNKEVIALTSHFLLYAVFFQLSDAIQAPVQGALRGYKDVNITFIMALVSYWVIGLPAGYLLANHTSFEAYGYWLGLIIGLAAGAVTLSARLHMVQKRMALANE; from the coding sequence ATGTATGAAACACACACATTAAAAGATAAAATTCAATTATTCATCAAAATATTGATTCCCATTTTGGTCACCCAGCTTGCCATGTTCTCAATGAATTTCCTTGATACAATGATGTCCGGCCAGTATTCAGCTAAAGATCTTGCCGGTGTTGCAATCGGTTCTTCATTATGGGTTCCAGTCTTTACTGGGCTGAGTGGAATCCTTCTTGCCATCACACCGATTGTCGCTCAATTAGCCGGGGCGAAAAATAAATCAGATGTGTCCTCCTCCGTCATTCAAGGCATCTATGTTGCAATTGTCATGGCCATTTTGGTGTTATTAATCGGCTCTGTGATCCTCGATCCCATTCTTGATCACATGAATGTAGAAAAGCATGTAAGGGTTATTTCACACGATTACCTTACTGCCCTATCTGCGGGTATGATCCCATTGTTTATCTATAACGTGCTGCGATCTTTCATTGATGCACTAGGCAAAACAAGGGTCTCTATGGCGATTACTCTTCTCTCCTTGCCAATCAACGCATTTTTTAATTATGTATTCATCTTTGGGAAATTTGGTTTCCCTGAACTCGGTGGAGTCGGTGCTGGCTATGCTTCTGCGATCACCTATTGGACCATTACGGGACTCGCAATGATTATCATTCATCTACGCAAGCCTTTTTCGGCCTATAAAGTGTTTTCCAAAACACAGCTCCCATCTTTTCGAGTATGGAAGGAAATTTTCAAAATCGGCATACCAATCGGCTTATCTATTTTTTTCGAAACAAGCATATTTTCTGCCGTAACCCTTTTAATGAGCGAATATAGTACGCTAATCATTGCTTCACATCAGGCTGCACTCAATTTTGCATCATTTCTATATATGATTCCCTTAAGTATTTCTATGGGGTTAACGATTGTTGTCGGATTTGAAGTAGGCGCCAAAAGATACGAAGACGCAAGGAAATATAGCTGGATCGGTCTTGTTTCTGCCATTGCCATGGCTATGGTCTGCGGAATATTTCTCTTTGGGTTCAAAGATCAAATTGCTTCAATATACAGTGGAAATAAGGAAGTCATTGCGTTAACATCCCATTTTCTTCTTTATGCCGTGTTCTTTCAGCTTTCTGATGCCATCCAAGCACCTGTACAGGGTGCACTTAGGGGATATAAGGACGTAAATATAACTTTTATTATGGCATTGGTTTCGTATTGGGTCATCGGGCTCCCTGCAGGATACCTCCTTGCCAATCATACCAGCTTTGAAGCGTATGGCTATTGGCTTGGACTCATTATAGGACTGGCAGCTGGAGCCGTCACTTTATCCGCAAGGCTTCATATGGTACAAAAAAGAATGGCTCTTGCCAATGAATAA